In one window of Carassius carassius chromosome 38, fCarCar2.1, whole genome shotgun sequence DNA:
- the LOC132119598 gene encoding collagen alpha-2(VI) chain-like isoform X2: protein MRMMILSILLLLFVGVHVQGQTSAIYDPCNQTIHCPIHLYFVIDTSETIALQENPPGSLVNSVKNFAIEFAKKLKSVYHKGLVQISWSIGGLHFSQKQVIFSKITSADVFIENLTKIEYLGKGTYIDCAITNMTHQLLNTPSEPKAKRFAVVITDGHVTGNPCGGIKVAAEQARDEFIKIFAVASSKNLEEAGLREIANSPAGVYRDKYMAVDLAGGRPVIVTSTIDRIYNAMLHLAYQECYSVKCLETKGPPGLPGHRGQKGAKGDNGDSGLKGQSGRPGDPGIEGPIGHPGTKGEYGLKGEKGDIGAQGRKGVAGTPGRNGTDGQKGKIGRVGAPGCKGDPGDKGPDGYPGAAGEPGLRGSPGEKGDPGRPGRPGPPGQGGDPGSKGERGSPGSPGEPGLKGAAGIAGGPGTKGDPGRRGDFGLKGSTGPNGLKGEKGEPGSEGTRGLAGEPGNQGSKGDNGLPGPRGSPGAPGEPGRSGSQGDLGDAGPRGDPGSPGPQGDPGRPGFSYPGPRGATGDKGDKGSPGPRGSRGDCGPKGDPGSKGTSGESGEPGPPGEPGPRGPKGGPGRDGGPGPGGDPGLTECDVMSYIRETCGCCDCEKRCGALDIVFVIDSSESVGMTNFTLEKNFVINTINRLGSMAKDPSSETGIRVGVVQYSHNGTFQAIRLNDSRIDSMSAFKQAVKNLEWIAGGTWTPSALKFAYDNLIRDSRRSKANVTVVVITDGRYDPRDDDSLLGYLCTTNNIDVSAIGIGDMFDQPEENESLKSITCNKKGRVMGMRRFADLVAEDFIDKIETVLCPDPVVVCPDLPCQMDNVFAEEWKDSPIPSNILSVPNLINNLQEAKHPDTYTKAVATLAYAAQMAKLSSEPDKQRWTDLFIDSFRNIYSDMMGDPNKPLGLC from the exons ATGAGGATGATGATACTATCGATCCTCCTCCTGTTGTTTGTGGGTGTTCACGTACAGGGCCAGACTTCGGCCATCTATGATCCCTGCAACC AAACAATCCATTGCCCAATCCACTTGTACTTTGTCATCGACACATCTGAGACCATAGCTCTACAGGAGAACCCACCTGGCAGCTTGGTCAATAGCGTCAAAAACTTCGCCATTGAATTTGCTAAGAAACTAAAAAGCGTTTACCATAAAGGTTTAGTTCAGATCAGCTGGTCTATAGGAGGCCTTCACTTCTCCCAGAAGCAGGTGATCTTCAGCAAAATCACCAGTGCAGATGTGTTCATTGAGAATCTAACGAAAATCGAGTACCTGGGAAAGGGCACTTACATTGACTGCGCCATCACCAACATGACCCATCAACTGCTCAACACACCGTCTGAACCCAAAGCCAAGCGCTTTGCGGTGGTCATCACCGATGGTCACGTGACAGGTAACCCATGTGGTGGGATCAAGGTTGCGGCGGAACAAGCACGTGATGAATTCATTAAGATCTTCGCTGTCGCATCATCCAAGAACCTAGAGGAGGCAGGACTTAGGGAGATTGCTAATTCACCCGCAGGAGTTTATCGTGACAAATACATGGCGGTTGATCTCGCGGGAGGGAGGCCAGTCATAGTGACATCAACAATCGATCGCATTTATAATGCAATG CTTCATCTGGCTTATCAAGAG TGCTACTCTGTGAAATGTTTGGAGACTAAAGGACCTCCAGGTCTACCAGGACACAGGGGACAGAAA GGAGCTAAAGGAGATAATGGCGATTCCGGTCTTAAGGGTCAAAGTGGACGTCCT GGAGATCCAGGTATTGAGGGACCCATTGGACATCCTGGAACTAAA GGAGAATACGGTCTCAAAGGTGAAAAG GGAGATATTGGAGCACAAGGGAGAAAG GGTGTTGCTGGGACACCTGGCAGAAATGGAACAGATGGGCAGAAG GGAAAAATTGGCAGGGTTGGCGCTCCTGGCTGCAAAGGTGACCCTGGTGACAAG GGTCCTGATGGCTATCCTGGAGCTGCTGGAGAACCTGGTCTTCGAGGGAGTCCGGGAGAAAAG GGTGATCCAGGTCGTCCAGGAAGACCAGGCCCACCCGGGCAAGGTGGAGATCCTGGATCCAAA GGAGAGAGAGGAAGTCCCGGATCACCTGGAGAGCCTGGCCTGAAAGGAGCTgct GGGATAGCTGGAGGACCTGGAACTAAAGGCGACCCT gGAAGACGAGGAGACTTTGGACTTAAAGGCAGCACTGGGCCTAATGGGCTAAAAGGAGAAAAG GGTGAACCAGGTTCTGAGGGAACAAGGGGTCTTGCAGGCGAGCCTGGCAACCAAGGTTCCAAG GGTGATAACGGACTTCCAGGACCAAGAGGCTCACCAGGAGCTCCTGGAGAACCAGGCAGaagt GGTTCTCAAGGTGACCTAGGTGATGCTGGCCCTAGAGGTGATCCTGGCTCTCCAGGACCACAg GGTGATCCTGGCAGACCTGGATTCAGCTATCCTGGACCAAGGGGAGCTACG GGTGACAAGGGTGATAAAGGTTCGCCTGGACCCAGGGGAAGTAGAGGAGACTGCGGACCAAAGGGCGACCCGGGTTCAAAGGGAACTTCTGGAGAGTCG GGAGAGCCCGGGCCCCCAGGAGAACCTGGACCAAGGGGCCCTAAAGGAGGTCCAGGAAGAGAT GGTGGCCCTGGACCAGGCGGAGACCCTGGCCTTACT GAATGTGATGTCATGAGCTACATCAGAGAGACGTGTGGATGCTGTG ATTGTGAAAAGAGATGCGGTGCCCTGGATATTGTatttgtgattgacagctctgaaAGTGTGGGCATGACCAACTTCACCCTGGAGAAGAACTTTGTGATCAACACCATCAACAGACTGGGCTCAATGGCAAAAGATCCAAGTTCTGAAACAG GAATTCGAGTTGGCGTTGTCCAGTACAGTCACAATGGAACATTCCAGGCTATTCGCCTCAACGACTCCAGGATCGACTCCATGTCCGCCTTCAAACAAGCTGTGAAGAACCTCGAGTGGATCGCTGGAGGAACCTGGACGCCTTCAGCCCTGAAGTTTGCCTACGATAACTTGATTCGCGATAGCCGTCGTTCTAAGGCTAATGTGACAGTGGTTGTGATCACAGACGGGCGGTATGACCCCCGTGATGATGACTCACTGCTCGGTTACCTCTGCACAACCAATAACATTGATGTGAGTGCCATCGGTATTGGTGACATGTTTGACCAGCCGGAGGAGAATGAAAGCCTGAAGTCCATCACTTGCAACAAAAAAGGAAGAGTCATGGGAATGAGGCGTTTCGCTGATCTGGTTGCAGAGGATTTCATTGATAAGATTGAGACTGTACTCTGCCCAG aTCCAGTGGTTGTTTGCCCAGATCTTCCATGTCAAATGG ATAACGTCTTTGCAGAGGAGTGGAAGGACAGTCCCATCCCATCCAATATACTAAGCGTCCCAAATTTAATCAACAATCTACAAGAGGCCAAACACCCCGATACCTACACCAAGGCTGTAGCTACATTGGCTTACGCAGCCCAGATGGCTAAACTGTCCTCTGAACCTGACAAACAGAGATGGACTGATCTGTTCATTGACTCATTTAGAAACATCTATTCTGATATGATGGGAGACCCAAACAAACCTCTTGGCTTGTGTTAG